In Terriglobales bacterium, a single genomic region encodes these proteins:
- a CDS encoding cation transporter, with protein sequence MSITTVLPVPDLARRVQRLQFLTVVWMTGEAIVAIVAAWRARSPALAGFGGDSVIELLSAMVVLWRFRSQSESGRAERIAARTAGALLFVVAGIIVIFSILTFLGYGEPRPSYIGFVLLIVAAFGMPWLASQKRRLAAQLSSASLKADAAESSLCGYMSWIALGGLVANAVLENHGQTRSRPSFLSRSS encoded by the coding sequence ATGTCCATCACAACCGTACTTCCGGTTCCAGATCTTGCGCGTCGTGTTCAGCGCCTCCAGTTTCTTACCGTCGTCTGGATGACGGGAGAGGCCATCGTGGCGATCGTCGCGGCCTGGCGAGCACGGAGTCCCGCTCTTGCCGGCTTTGGCGGTGACAGTGTCATTGAGTTGCTTTCGGCGATGGTTGTTCTTTGGCGATTCCGTTCACAATCTGAGTCTGGCCGAGCCGAGAGAATTGCTGCTCGCACTGCAGGAGCACTGCTCTTCGTAGTAGCCGGAATCATCGTAATTTTTTCGATATTGACTTTTTTGGGATACGGCGAGCCCCGGCCCAGCTACATCGGGTTTGTCCTTTTGATAGTCGCGGCCTTTGGCATGCCCTGGCTGGCAAGCCAAAAACGCAGGCTGGCGGCCCAACTCTCAAGCGCCTCGCTGAAAGCTGATGCGGCAGAATCCTCACTTTGTGGATACATGTCGTGGATCGCGCTGGGAGGACTCGTCGCCAACGCCGTTTTGGAAAATCATGGGCAGACCCGGTCGCGGCCCTCGTTCTTGTCCCGTTCGTCGTGA
- a CDS encoding TonB-dependent receptor, with protein MSVKTTISILFIFSLLLISFSAFAQSSGTAGSVDGKVTDPTGAVVVGAKVKIQNPVSGYSQTSTTDGVGLFHFRNVPYNPYHLSVTAPGFTSQAQDVNVRSAVPVLANIQLELQGTQQSVTVEATAEDLIERDPTAHTDIDSSLIKTMPLESASGGLNAVIRQGTAAVTSDSNGSMHPMGEHAETTIALDGQPISDQQGSTFSNQVSPNTVQSMEVISGVPPAEFGDKASLTARVVSKSGLGIPRMFGSISGGYASFGTADGDISWGAGNEKIGNFFSVDGVNSGRYLDTSEFRVLHARGNNENIFDRFDYQVSAADAFHLNLSAARTWFQSPNQFDQQLRGQDQRQQIKSFNIAPSYTHVFSPETLLSANAWVRQDRVGYFPSRNVFFDLPATLAQGRRLTNAGMKADFSYVKGIHNFKAGVQFQHTFLSENFQTGLTDPAFNAVCLNLAGSPIVDPTVLNPACTGPGEQVNPNFNPGLLPFDLTRGGTLFHFSGRTDIKEEALYAQDNITLGQFNFMVGVRGDNYDGLSHGHQLEPRLGLSYNIKSSNTVLRVGYGRIFVTPFNENLILSSSTGQGGLATNVLGAFGARPLTPAKRNQFNAGFEQAFGKYLVVDGEYFWKYTNPDYDFDVLLNTPLTFPIQWRKSKIDGFGIRVNMPQYHGFSAYSVLGHSRSRFFGPELGGILFNSPVSNTVFRIDHDQAFQQTTHLQYQYKPNYPWFMFNWRYDSGEVAGRAPFATDTTTPVDLTGLTGDQQAQIGLFCGSTFATLNNPLASCAPSLLGASRVRIPAPGTQNDDRNPSRIAPRNLFDAGVGLDNIFRKDRYKTNLRFTAVNLTNKEALYNFLSTFSGTHFVAPRTYQGQVEFNF; from the coding sequence ATGTCAGTTAAAACTACTATTTCTATTCTTTTTATCTTTTCACTTTTGCTGATTTCGTTTTCAGCTTTTGCGCAGTCCTCCGGCACGGCCGGCAGTGTGGATGGCAAAGTGACCGATCCTACCGGGGCGGTGGTTGTAGGAGCCAAGGTAAAGATTCAAAATCCCGTCAGCGGATATTCGCAGACATCTACAACCGATGGTGTGGGTCTATTTCATTTCAGGAATGTACCCTACAACCCTTACCATTTGAGCGTGACTGCACCTGGTTTTACCTCACAGGCGCAGGATGTCAACGTCCGCTCGGCAGTTCCTGTGCTTGCCAACATACAGCTAGAACTGCAAGGCACCCAACAATCCGTTACTGTGGAAGCCACTGCCGAAGATTTAATCGAGCGCGATCCCACCGCCCACACCGATATTGACAGCAGCCTGATCAAAACGATGCCCTTAGAGAGCGCCAGCGGGGGGTTAAACGCCGTCATCAGGCAAGGCACGGCTGCGGTGACTTCGGACTCCAATGGTTCGATGCACCCGATGGGAGAGCATGCGGAAACCACCATTGCCTTAGATGGCCAGCCCATCTCGGACCAGCAAGGCAGCACATTTTCCAACCAGGTTTCGCCGAACACGGTGCAATCCATGGAGGTGATTTCGGGGGTGCCTCCGGCAGAGTTTGGAGATAAGGCAAGCCTCACGGCCCGCGTGGTCAGCAAATCAGGCCTGGGGATTCCCCGCATGTTTGGGAGCATCTCTGGCGGGTATGCCTCTTTTGGCACTGCTGATGGAGACATTTCCTGGGGCGCAGGCAATGAAAAAATTGGAAACTTTTTCTCCGTGGATGGGGTCAACAGCGGTCGTTATCTCGATACCTCCGAATTCCGCGTGCTGCACGCCCGTGGAAACAATGAGAATATTTTTGATCGTTTTGATTATCAGGTGAGCGCGGCCGACGCTTTTCATCTCAATCTCTCGGCGGCGCGTACCTGGTTTCAGTCGCCTAACCAATTTGACCAGCAGTTACGCGGCCAGGACCAGCGCCAGCAAATCAAGAGCTTTAACATTGCACCCAGTTACACCCATGTGTTCAGCCCCGAAACCCTGCTCAGCGCGAATGCCTGGGTGCGCCAGGACCGGGTGGGATATTTCCCCAGCCGGAATGTATTCTTCGATCTTCCCGCTACCCTGGCGCAAGGAAGAAGGCTGACCAATGCCGGGATGAAAGCTGATTTCTCTTATGTGAAGGGAATCCACAACTTCAAAGCGGGCGTGCAATTCCAACATACATTTTTATCGGAAAACTTTCAGACGGGATTGACCGACCCGGCTTTCAACGCCGTCTGCCTTAATCTGGCGGGCTCGCCCATTGTGGATCCCACAGTCCTCAATCCTGCCTGCACTGGTCCCGGCGAGCAGGTGAACCCCAACTTTAATCCTGGTTTGCTGCCTTTCGATCTGACGCGGGGCGGAACCCTGTTCCACTTCAGCGGAAGAACGGACATCAAAGAAGAAGCGCTTTACGCCCAGGACAATATCACCCTCGGTCAGTTCAATTTTATGGTGGGGGTACGCGGCGACAACTACGACGGCCTGAGCCATGGGCATCAGCTTGAGCCTCGGCTGGGTCTCTCGTACAACATCAAATCCAGCAACACGGTGCTCCGAGTCGGGTACGGACGGATTTTTGTGACCCCGTTCAACGAGAACCTGATTCTTTCCAGTTCAACTGGACAAGGCGGTCTTGCGACCAACGTTCTGGGCGCGTTCGGGGCCCGGCCGCTTACCCCAGCCAAAAGAAACCAGTTCAATGCGGGATTTGAACAGGCTTTTGGCAAATATCTGGTCGTAGATGGGGAATACTTCTGGAAGTACACCAACCCTGATTATGATTTCGATGTGCTCTTGAATACACCCCTGACGTTCCCCATCCAGTGGCGCAAATCGAAGATAGACGGATTTGGCATCCGCGTGAATATGCCTCAGTATCATGGGTTCTCGGCGTATTCCGTGCTGGGTCATTCGCGCTCGCGTTTTTTCGGTCCTGAGCTGGGAGGAATTCTGTTCAACTCACCGGTTTCCAACACAGTCTTTCGCATCGATCATGATCAGGCCTTCCAGCAGACAACGCACCTGCAATATCAGTACAAGCCAAACTATCCATGGTTTATGTTTAATTGGCGCTATGACAGCGGGGAAGTCGCCGGACGCGCTCCTTTTGCCACGGATACAACCACTCCAGTAGACCTGACCGGATTGACGGGAGATCAGCAGGCCCAGATAGGATTATTCTGTGGCAGTACGTTCGCAACCCTCAATAATCCACTGGCAAGCTGCGCTCCGTCGCTGCTTGGAGCTTCCCGTGTACGCATTCCCGCGCCGGGAACACAAAATGACGACAGGAACCCATCGCGCATTGCTCCGCGCAATCTTTTCGATGCTGGAGTGGGGCTGGACAACATCTTCCGTAAAGACCGTTATAAGACCAACTTGCGTTTTACGGCAGTCAACCTCACCAATAAAGAAGCGCTTTACAACTTTCTCTCCACGTTTAGCGGAACCCACTTTGTGGCTCCGCGCACATATCAAGGTCAGGTCGAGTTTAACTTTTGA
- a CDS encoding cation-translocating P-type ATPase yields the protein MTSKAVVEKDTAMTQNGGSPHSHKHSHNHDHDDHDEHEHHQGLEIADLARIVLVALAAAAVWFHWFQRWEPFANFSLVAILATLIGGYPIFKEAVENIFERKMTMELSMTIALLAALAIREFFTTLVITLFVLVAEVLEGLTVGRGRKAIREMIDFLPRTANRVSDGQVEEIEIDKLLVGDVVLAKPGTRIPVDGEVVDGHSFVDQASITGESMPVEKSAGMEVYAGTINQSGALHIRTARIGSDTTFGKIIEAVERAEHSKAPIQKTADRLAGYLVYFAIAAALLTFFITHNIRSTISVIIVAGACGIAAGTPLAILGAIGRAARQGSIIKGGLYLEVLGSVDTVLLDKTGTLTFGMPTIRRIQPAAESISEDGILLAAAIAESRSEHPLAHAILKSAREKRLVIPEPESFEYKPGRGVIASSSNNGNRQNIVVGNRALLEEQGMTIPDAVNGSGSAVSEVLVAEGNTFLGSIHIADQLRPESVAAMRALKSMGIETVLLTGDAASVANSVGETLGVKSVHAELLPEQKLQHVARLVREGHVVAMIGDGINDAPALTEASVGIAMGSGTDVARESADIVLIGNDLSKFVETLRIARKCKGIIMQNFYGTLIVDGIGVGMAAFGLLNPLLAAFIHVSSELAFILNSTRLLPSMSSSGKTGAQGAAPS from the coding sequence GTGACATCGAAGGCGGTTGTGGAAAAAGACACGGCCATGACTCAGAATGGTGGCTCACCTCACTCGCATAAACATAGTCACAATCACGACCACGATGACCACGACGAGCACGAGCACCATCAGGGACTCGAAATAGCCGACCTTGCCCGCATTGTTCTAGTTGCTCTGGCGGCGGCTGCGGTTTGGTTCCACTGGTTCCAGCGATGGGAACCATTCGCGAACTTCAGCCTGGTTGCAATACTGGCCACGCTGATTGGCGGGTATCCCATCTTTAAAGAAGCCGTCGAGAATATTTTTGAACGCAAGATGACCATGGAACTCTCCATGACCATTGCGCTTCTGGCCGCGCTGGCCATTCGAGAGTTTTTTACGACTTTAGTCATTACGCTCTTTGTTTTGGTTGCGGAAGTTTTGGAAGGGCTCACCGTCGGGCGTGGGCGCAAGGCAATCCGCGAGATGATAGATTTTCTGCCACGTACGGCTAACCGGGTTAGCGACGGTCAGGTGGAAGAAATTGAGATTGACAAACTTTTAGTCGGCGACGTGGTGCTGGCCAAGCCCGGCACGCGCATTCCTGTGGATGGAGAGGTGGTTGACGGCCATTCGTTTGTGGACCAGGCTTCTATTACAGGCGAATCTATGCCTGTAGAAAAATCTGCTGGCATGGAGGTCTACGCCGGGACTATCAACCAATCGGGAGCGTTGCACATTCGCACGGCCCGCATCGGCAGCGACACGACCTTTGGTAAGATCATTGAGGCAGTTGAGCGCGCAGAGCATTCCAAGGCTCCCATTCAAAAGACCGCAGACCGCCTCGCGGGTTACCTGGTTTATTTCGCAATTGCGGCAGCCTTGCTTACCTTCTTTATTACTCACAACATACGCTCTACCATTTCCGTAATTATCGTTGCTGGGGCATGCGGTATCGCAGCTGGCACGCCGCTCGCAATTTTGGGAGCGATTGGCCGTGCAGCGCGTCAAGGTTCCATCATCAAAGGCGGGTTGTACCTGGAAGTCCTCGGTTCAGTAGATACTGTGTTGCTCGATAAGACCGGTACGCTCACATTTGGCATGCCAACAATACGGCGAATTCAGCCTGCGGCTGAGAGCATCAGCGAAGATGGCATTCTTCTCGCTGCGGCCATTGCCGAAAGCCGCTCGGAACATCCGCTTGCCCATGCCATCTTAAAAAGCGCGCGGGAAAAGCGCCTGGTTATACCTGAGCCTGAAAGCTTCGAGTACAAGCCGGGCAGAGGAGTAATCGCAAGCAGTAGTAACAACGGCAATCGTCAAAACATTGTGGTCGGCAACCGTGCTTTGCTTGAGGAGCAGGGAATGACAATTCCCGACGCGGTAAATGGCTCAGGTTCTGCTGTCTCTGAGGTTCTGGTGGCCGAGGGCAATACGTTTTTGGGGTCAATTCACATTGCCGATCAGTTGCGTCCTGAATCGGTCGCAGCTATGCGCGCCCTGAAATCCATGGGCATAGAAACAGTTCTGCTCACGGGAGATGCAGCTTCGGTGGCAAACAGCGTGGGCGAGACCCTTGGCGTTAAAAGCGTTCATGCCGAACTGTTGCCCGAGCAAAAGCTGCAGCACGTTGCGCGCTTAGTCAGGGAAGGACACGTCGTAGCAATGATAGGAGACGGCATCAATGACGCACCTGCGTTGACGGAAGCCAGCGTAGGAATTGCCATGGGCTCAGGAACGGACGTGGCCCGGGAAAGCGCCGATATCGTTTTGATCGGCAACGATCTTTCGAAATTTGTTGAAACCCTGAGGATAGCTCGCAAGTGTAAGGGCATTATTATGCAGAACTTTTATGGGACGTTGATTGTGGATGGAATTGGCGTGGGCATGGCTGCCTTCGGGTTGCTCAATCCGCTGCTGGCGGCGTTCATCCACGTCTCTTCAGAGCTGGCCTTTATTCTGAATTCCACAAGGCTACTCCCCAGCATGTCATCGAGTGGGAAAACAGGAGCGCAAGGGGCAGCCCCCAGCTAG
- a CDS encoding metal/formaldehyde-sensitive transcriptional repressor, translating to MSHTIKEKEKLLQRVRRVRGQVEAVERALEAEQECSEVLRLIAASRGAMNSLMAEVLEDHIRHHMVTPKSGRQIDPAAQQLIDVVRAYLK from the coding sequence ATGTCTCACACCATAAAAGAAAAAGAAAAATTGCTGCAACGAGTGCGCCGGGTCCGCGGCCAGGTCGAAGCCGTCGAAAGGGCGTTAGAGGCGGAACAGGAATGTTCCGAGGTTCTACGGTTGATTGCCGCTTCCAGAGGGGCGATGAACAGCCTGATGGCCGAGGTCTTGGAAGACCACATCAGGCACCACATGGTCACACCGAAGAGTGGAAGGCAAATTGATCCCGCCGCGCAGCAGTTGATTGACGTTGTGCGCGCATACCTGAAATAG
- a CDS encoding (2Fe-2S) ferredoxin domain-containing protein has protein sequence MSGNPLKTKRLVIGQFSVCNGCCCGQTERGKPPVPVEWLKEEWRKRGLLKRLQLSISGCLGPCDLPNVVVITDSNGTTWLGELTEFNQYRSLVEWASRSKDAGYLLPLPDEFKKHTLDPFK, from the coding sequence ATGAGCGGCAACCCTCTCAAAACCAAAAGGCTCGTCATCGGCCAGTTTAGCGTTTGCAACGGCTGCTGCTGCGGACAAACCGAACGCGGCAAGCCACCCGTTCCCGTGGAATGGCTCAAAGAAGAATGGCGCAAGCGCGGCCTGCTGAAACGCTTGCAGCTATCGATCAGCGGCTGCCTGGGACCATGTGACTTGCCTAACGTTGTAGTCATCACCGACTCAAACGGGACAACCTGGTTGGGCGAACTGACAGAATTCAATCAATATCGCTCGCTGGTGGAGTGGGCAAGCCGGTCAAAAGATGCAGGCTACCTTCTACCCTTGCCCGATGAGTTTAAGAAGCACACGCTTGATCCATTCAAGTGA
- a CDS encoding ZIP family metal transporter, with amino-acid sequence MTMTLITIGDLTSIRSALAHPAVATLFAFGGILLGAVIRKVVRFHVSLLVAAAIGTLLAVTLYDVLPDAKQFITWPALLIGCASGYLLLWVIGRYVYHVCPACAINELCENPVHQFSSTAVMLMITFGFHTAMDGVSIVFGDDLLGRPDVGLLFGISIHKIPEGLALVLLLLGAGYGRKKAILWAAGMEAMTLAGGALGYCFVGSISTLWLGILFAHIAGGFLYMVVNTFKGMLTQHNAAPRYALHVLVSSLSFISSSLVLVLARS; translated from the coding sequence ATGACCATGACTTTAATAACGATTGGCGACCTTACATCTATCCGCTCCGCGCTCGCGCATCCCGCCGTTGCGACGCTGTTTGCTTTTGGAGGGATTCTACTCGGTGCCGTCATTCGCAAGGTTGTGCGCTTCCATGTCAGCCTGTTGGTCGCGGCCGCAATCGGCACATTGCTGGCGGTCACTCTCTACGATGTACTGCCTGACGCCAAGCAATTTATCACCTGGCCTGCGCTTCTGATCGGCTGCGCCAGCGGATATTTGCTTTTGTGGGTCATCGGCAGGTATGTCTATCATGTCTGTCCTGCGTGCGCGATCAATGAATTGTGTGAGAACCCGGTCCATCAGTTTTCAAGTACCGCAGTGATGTTAATGATCACCTTCGGTTTTCACACAGCCATGGATGGTGTCAGCATTGTCTTCGGTGACGACCTTCTCGGCCGGCCCGATGTCGGATTGCTATTCGGAATCTCAATCCACAAGATACCCGAAGGCCTGGCCCTGGTTTTGCTTCTTCTGGGTGCAGGTTACGGACGCAAAAAGGCGATTTTGTGGGCTGCCGGTATGGAAGCCATGACTCTGGCCGGAGGCGCGCTGGGGTATTGCTTTGTTGGTTCTATATCAACGCTGTGGCTCGGCATTCTGTTCGCGCACATCGCCGGCGGGTTCCTGTACATGGTGGTAAACACTTTTAAAGGCATGTTGACCCAACATAACGCGGCTCCACGTTACGCGTTGCATGTTCTGGTGAGCAGCTTGTCGTTTATATCCAGTTCATTGGTGCTGGTTCTGGCGAGGTCATGA